The window GGGCTTCAGAAAGGAAGAGAATCATATAAAGTATTGAAGAATGCATAAAGTTCACAGCAAAATACACTTGTGGGCTCTTTGTTGCCAGGAGAACATTAGCACATTTTTGTACGGTTTATCTTGTACAAACAGCGAAAACACAAGATTCTGTTCACAAGCCTAAATATTCAGCTATTAgttcagacaaagaacaacatAATTATGTCCATCTAATTATGCAATCTGTGGATCAGGAAGAGAAGCATGCCTTTTATGATGGATTCTTGAAAATGGCATTCTGGCTTTCGTTCAGGTTGCTTCCTACAAGACGGAAAAGCCCTTGCCCGTCACTTTGTTAGGATCATCGAAAGAAAATCTCTGCTGACTCCAATTCTCGGTTGGACTAGAAAAGTCTTGAGAAGATGTTATTCTTGAAGCAGAAACAATATGATCTCGAAGATCCTTGATCATTTTATATCTCTCGATCTCATCTCCACAATCCTTTTTCCATGCTTGAGAAGAGAAGTTTAGTATTCCTCCATTGTTATGAAAATTTGAGATTCTTCTATCCAAAGTGTTCACATTTTCTTTCTCTCCCACGGAGAATTCCCACTCTATGCCATCTGAAGTTTCCCTTCCTAAGGAAATGCTTTGTCTTGGGAATTTCTCCGAGATGGACCTCCTCTCTTTATTCTTATCAGAAATAGAAAATTCTGTATCATTCTGTAAAGCAGTGCACCATTGATAGCTCTTGCCATTATCACCCATATTTAATTCAATGGAATGAAGATCGCTATCAGCTGAATCATCCTTGTCTCCATTCTCTTCCTTATTGAGTACTTCTCCATCTGCCTTTTCTTTATCTTGGTAATGGTATGTGCTTAGAAGTGTTTCTCTCAAACATCTCTCGAGCTCATTGATCGTTTCAAAATTATGCGAATCACCGCCTTGTTCGTGGCCCTTTTTGGATCTCAAATAGGCTTCAAGTTCATTCCTTAACTTATCAACAACTGCATGTTTCTCCTCAAATTGATACTTGGCATCTAAAAGCTTTATTTGAACTCTTTCCTCGCGCATCACATCAGCTAGTTGAAGCATTTTCCGTTCCATCTCCACCTCTTCACTAATTTTAGCAGATTGTCTCTTCAATTCTTCCACCTCAGCTCTATCTTCTCCGAGACCTCTGGCTAATTCTTCACAGACTTGCTCCAATATCTCTCTGTCCTTCTTCTCGCCTTCAAGCTCTTTAACTGCCTTCGAAAGAGATGCCTTTGTATCCGCCAATTCTCTACCAAGCTTCTTATTTAATCTCTCAGTTTGGTTCCTCAGCTTCTTTTCTATCTTGAGCTCCCTCGCTACGGATGTAATGGCAGTATGAATGTTGTCTTGCTCTTTTATCTTCCAGgccatcttttcttcttcaaacttCTTCAAGAGGATATCAACTTCACTGTGGTTATATTTGTGTTCATGTATCAGTTTAGACACCTGATTACACAACTGGTCAAGCTCAGTTTTTATAGATGAGAAAAGGGATAAACATGTAGATTTCTGCTGTTCGAGATTCCAGACATGACTCAGAACATGCAACAGCTCTTTAGATGTGGTAAGGCCATTATAAACATCCTTCAACCGTTCTCTGCTTAGAGTTTGTGCGTGATTTTGTGTCTGATCAAGCTGCATATTCATTCTTGTATTAGCCATATATTTCAATGCAAAGTAGCTAACAGAAAGTAGCAGCAGTTGAGGGTAGTGATAGATTCGGAATTCTTACAAAAAATATTCCACGAcagcaaaaattcaaaattacatCAATTCAGCGTTGGAAAACAACATATGGCCTGTCGGCTTTGATAGAACCTGAACTAGAACCAAGTCACATGTCTGTCCCTTTGTTCATAAAAATTTTGTCTATTTCCTaagatgaattttaaagaggccAAGGAGTACATCCAAATTTCATTACTGTCATTTATAGTGACAAATCTTAATCGGCCCGTTTTACCACTTTCTTTCATAGCAGATCTTATGCACTGTTCAGATTCTCAGAATGGAAGTACCTTAGTCAGAAAAAATCAGTGGTAATCTTTTAGGCCATACAGAATGTAACCTTTGCCCCGAAATCATTCCGAACTAAGAAGTTGCAACTACTTGCAAATAGAGCACTTAAAAAGAGAAGTGAAGTGGAAACTTTGGATAAGGTACACCAACAACTTTGCCTCAATTTCAAGCAAGTTAGGTCAGCTATATGAATTTTCATTAACTATGTTGCTCCCAATATTTATATGAATCCTCGCTAATCAAGTAGCTCCAATATTTAAAATCCAATACTTTGGATAAGGTGCTGCGACTAAACCACTATATAAAACAGCTCCTAATTCTGATTAACAATGGATTAATATTTTTAAGGAATAATAGAATGAGTACCTCCATAAAGCAACCATTTTGGAGACAAAAATCAGCCTTCATAAGTTTTCTTCTTCTATGACTACCCACTTCGGATCGCTCCATTCTCTGCAAAATTCAAGAGATAAAATACACGGTAGTGAGGAAAAAACCACAATATGCAGAACTCAAAGCTACATAGTGTTCCAAGAAAATGACCGACAAGAACCAATTTTCCTAGCAAAATTAGCACTCACCTCAGAAACAGGGGCATGAAACGGATCAGAGAATTGCAGAGCTACTGAACCCAATTTAGATGACTtcaaaattctttcttttttaaccAATTCAACATCATTCTTTTCCTCCAAATCCTCATTCACTTTAGAAGCAGCAACCCCATTAATTTCCCGGAGAGTGGCCGCCAGTTTTCTTGCTGAAACTGACAAGTCTTTATTTTTATTAGAGCCCTTTGTTTGCATAAACTTGTAGTTCGAATTATCTTTCTGCAGGGAAGGTGATTTTAATGAGTTCATTTTCCACTATGGAACTGGTGTACGTACTGCTTCACCCTCCTTAATTTCTTCCCCAATTTCTTTTAGGCTTAACAAATGTGGGGTTTCATCAAGCTGGCAactttttcttgaatttttttgggaAGGGAAATCAAGTATTACAAGTGTTAAAGTTACCAGTCAAAAAGAGGGAAGAAGAGAAGTGAGAAATATGTTAGGGAAGAAATAATGGAGTCTTGAACGTACCCCTTTTAGGCTTTTGCGCATTTCGAAAGAATGATTGGCATGCAAATCAGAGCCCTTAAATATTCGCCTTTGCATGTACTGTCACACTTCTTTAGTTATAACAGTATGATTATACGACATTTATTCACCGTAAAAGCTAAGTTTTCATCGGAAtcaattttttaagttatattttatctctctataataattttttatctGTAACAGCAACAATCAAGTTTATAGCAGAACGCTCTTTGTAAAattacctctctataacagccatATAGAATCTTTAAGGTTACTAATAAGAATTCTAAAAATATGCACACAATCTTTTCCGGTTCACAAAGTTTCTATTTTGCATAAAacataagatttgaagatttgcacaTATTGGACAAATGCCAAAAAGTATTTAGGTAGAAGATTTAATTGTTAAGCTCTTAGACTGTCTTCAATGAAAGCTATTGGATGCCtttttgctgaaaatttggaTGCGAATATTCGCCAATTCAAGCGTTATATCACTAGTAAGAGAATGAAATTTACGAAACAAGTTACAATTACAAAGTTTTTCAAttaatcttgaaagaatttatttttctaaGTAGCTTTAAATGTGTGCCTTAGAGTTTAAATCTATATACatttagttatgaatttattaataatatatttgCTTTCTTCAATATGTAACTAGTAAAATATGCATatctttgagattttaaatttgaataattttattatcttttatatgtaacattctaaaaggaaaaataattgatatttggataatttttatctATAATGGCCACAAAATATTTAAACATCAAATGTTATTATAGGTGTATAACAGTCATttactataaaaataaaaaaatatcggaacaaacgagACTGTTATAGAGGGTCGACTGTATAATGGGAAAAGAATGTGGAATAGTCTAGTGGTAGACATATTTGCACTGGCCTATATATTGTGAAATCATCTCCAACTAAGTGAATATTTATAACACTATTTATAAGTGGAGTACTTATGAACAAATTTCATTATCCACCAATAATACCAAAACTATCTATTGAAACCGGAGAAAACTCATTTTCCATGTTATTTCTCGTCCAAACTTTTTATAAGATCATGGATTTAAATACAATAACAATAAACCCAGTAAATTTTCACAAGTGGAGTTTGAGAAAGGTAGAATATACGCAGTTTACCCCTACCTTGGAGACCAGAGATCCTGTTTTTGATAGACTCTCAACTAAAAAAATATggatttaaatataattttttttaaaaggtgaattaagATGTTAGGTTGAGTGAGGAGTACATCGCACTTGTTGTTTCTTTTATGACAATGAGTCCGAACTAAGTATTATTACATGAGTTTGACTAATATTTGTCGACACTAAAAAGAATTTTTATACTATAAAGTAACCTTCAGCCGTTACAATTTGTAAACCtggtaattttaaaaaaattgtatGTGTCGATGTACATAAATTAAACTATTATTATAGTAGTATTTTCTAGTGAATTGTTAGTTCAAGTCCTATACAAGAGGGGCGGAGCCAGCATTGTGGCTCCGGGTTCAGCTAACCCGGTAGCTTTGGTTCAATTCCTGTATTTGTCTTGAAAAATTCATTAATTAgttataaattaataatttagaaCTCAGTAACTTAAAAGGCTTAGAATATTGAACCCATAAGCTTGAAATTCTAGCTCCGCCTCTGCACACACATAATGTGTTTTTCTCTGTGTGTGTGCGTATACATAATGATAATATTATATTCCCTTCCTACTCAGAAACCGGTTTACTAGCTAACCATTTTTCTTCGATCAAGTATAATAGTTGCTTGAAAAGAAAATAGTATCTTTAAATCTGTATTCGTATTAATCGAACCGAAGATTGAATGCAATTGTAGCCGTTGCTGATAGCTTAAATTGGCAAGATTTTCTGAAAAGAAGGAAGGGCCCCATTTAACGGCTTAAAATGTTACGGATATTGGCGAGAATTTAGAAAATTTCTCACGAAACACCAACATTCAGTAATTGGTGTCGGTCGTCTAACGTTCTTTTGGTAAAAGCTAATGTTTATATCAAATTATACTAATTTATTATAATTAAGTTAATACTCtctccgtttcatattaaatgaggtgttttccttttttagtttattccaaaataaatgacacttTTCCACAATTTTTTACACATGTAAATAGCTAATAGCACCCATATTTATAATAGTACGAAAACTACTTTAATACAAATAGAAAAATTTAGTCCTATATAAATTTAACTACAAATAAATtttagacatgaattaaataaactagCAAATATGAAGTTCTAAATAATTTAGATTTCCTACTACAACTTTAAACTAGTTTTTCAACATTCTCCCATAATTTAAAGTTGTATAAGTGTGACTTTTTTGTTTTTGCGTTTGGGGCACGCGCCTCCGGCTTTCACTTGTTGATGCACTATTCATCAACCTTCAATTGTTGAAGCACTTTCTCTTCAATCTTTAATTGTTGGAGCACTTTCTATTTAACCTTCCAATTGTTGAAGCATTTTCTCTTCAACTTTCAATTGTTATAGCATTTTCTCTCCAACTTAATTATTGaaatgtaatgatccgaccggtcgttttgagctctacgCGT is drawn from Nicotiana tabacum cultivar K326 chromosome 22, ASM71507v2, whole genome shotgun sequence and contains these coding sequences:
- the LOC107767420 gene encoding uncharacterized protein LOC107767420, with the translated sequence MNSLKSPSLQKDNSNYKFMQTKGSNKNKDLSVSARKLAATLREINGVAASKVNEDLEEKNDVELVKKERILKSSKLGSVALQFSDPFHAPVSERMERSEVGSHRRRKLMKADFCLQNGCFMELDQTQNHAQTLSRERLKDVYNGLTTSKELLHVLSHVWNLEQQKSTCLSLFSSIKTELDQLCNQVSKLIHEHKYNHSEVDILLKKFEEEKMAWKIKEQDNIHTAITSVARELKIEKKLRNQTERLNKKLGRELADTKASLSKAVKELEGEKKDREILEQVCEELARGLGEDRAEVEELKRQSAKISEEVEMERKMLQLADVMREERVQIKLLDAKYQFEEKHAVVDKLRNELEAYLRSKKGHEQGGDSHNFETINELERCLRETLLSTYHYQDKEKADGEVLNKEENGDKDDSADSDLHSIELNMGDNGKSYQWCTALQNDTEFSISDKNKERRSISEKFPRQSISLGRETSDGIEWEFSVGEKENVNTLDRRISNFHNNGGILNFSSQAWKKDCGDEIERYKMIKDLRDHIVSASRITSSQDFSSPTENWSQQRFSFDDPNKVTGKGFSVL